The region TCTTCAgaaaggacaggccaggaaggcaaggaggggaaaTCATCCTTTATGTGACAACATATGGAGCTCTGCCAAGTGGTGGGTGATGGGCTGACTGAGAGCTTAGGGAcaaggattaaggggcagactaacatgggcaAATTGATGAGGTATGAGCTAGATGAGCAGACACTGAGGTGGACTGCAaactggctgaagggcagagctccgagggttgtgatcactggcacagtctagttggaggccagtacCTAGTGGTGTACCCCGGGGGTCAATAttgggtccaatcctgttcaacttagtcatcagtgacctggatgaagggacagagtgcaccctcagcaaaactgggaggagtggctgatgcaccagacgACTGTGCCGCCATTCGGCGGGACCTTgataggctggagagatgggtagagaggaacctcatgaagttcaacaaagggaagtccaaagtcctgcccctggggaggaacaaccccatgcaccagtactgGCTGGGGGCTACCTGCTGGAAAGCACCTttggagagaaggacctgggagttgtggcggacaagttgaccgtgagccggcaatatgcccttgtggctaacaaggccaatggtatcctggacTGTGATAGgctgagtgttgccagcagggagagggaggtgatccagtgtggcctcaccagggctgagcagagggggagggaGTGCTAGGTCCAGGTCTTGGCTCCCCAGTGTGAGAGATGGAACTACCGGTGTGAGTCTAGCAAAGGACCCTTaagataattaagggactggagcatctctcatatgaggaaaggctgagagagctgggactctttagCCTAGAAAGAGAAGAttgaggagggatcttatcaatgtgtgtaagtacctgaagggagggtagaaagaggatggggcctgactcttctccatggtgcccagtgataggacaagaggcaacaggcacaaatagaaacacagaaagttctgtctgaacatagaGAAACTCTTTTACTGTGAGAgcattggaataggttgcccagagaggtggtggagtctctaCACTTGGAGATATTTGAGAACTGTCTGAACAGGGTCCTGGGCAGTCTGGATCAGTGAAGAAGCTTCACCCTTAAAAAATTGCTCCCTCTCTTGCTACAATTCTTTTAAAGAGTCAAAAAAGGGCAATGagacagaggagaaagcagatgTAAATTTCTCAAAGACTGTGCTATATAGAGATGTaaagacctttttctttttttaaaaaaaaaaaaaatgcactgctgCTCACCAGGCCATAGAGTACAGAACCAAAATTCAAGAACCGAGGAACAGACTACGCTAAACAAGTATGCATGCATCAGTCACGTTTATTGGTGCATCAACAACTTTTGCAACTCAGGGCATGTGTTTAAGGAAATATTCAAATGTGTGCTGCTGATACACAATAACAGGATGGAACTGGAATACTGGTAACTAAGATTTTAGAAACTGTTGGCTAAAGCCGCTCGTTTTACTGCAACAGGAACATACTCTACCTACATCAGTGAAAGTCCTTACTCAACATCTGCTAAACATGTAAACTCAGACAAGCTTTTAAAGTGCTGTTAAAACCACAAGATTTGTATCTCTTCATACAATATAAAATGTTTGTGAAAGGCCACATGATTAGAGTATGTTAGGCTCTTCTTTAATTAAAGAAGGAATCTAGTGCTGGTGAAAGGGCCAGACTGGCACCAGGAAACTGAAATTCTGTTTAATCTAAGATCCAGAACTGCACAGACCCCTAAAGCAATACTAGGACAACCCGACTTTTAATAAACCCATCTCTAAGgttaaaaatttcagtttctagTACCTGTTTAATCACTGGCCTCTGTGCTGAAGTATTCAGCAAGGAAAATAGtgcttattttaaatttgtatGGGGAAAAGTGGTATGGTAAGGACATAAGCCCACATCTTACAGGCTTTCTGGATTGGTATGGACAGGTGACGCTACTCCCTGCCAGTACTTGAGCCTAAGTACCACAGAACATCCATACTAAAATATCTGTAGCAACACCTTCCTGTACAACTAATAACAGTCCAGTGCAAGTGTATTAGTGATGTTCAGAAATTCATCCTACTCATATCAGGATGCTATTTGTGACATTTTGATAACTGTATTAAGGGCAGGTAAATGCTGGTAATAGATATTAGGAAAAACCCTAACATTTACCacacttcttaaaaagaaattttactttGAATGTATTCCATAGCTTACATTCTAAATAGCATAGATACTTTCTGCTTGGGAGAGCTTAAGAGAGCCATGTAATTTTTAACTCATCAATATCACACATTAGTTACTCTTTGGAAGACTTTGTCATAGTGACAACATGAACTTTTCCAAAGATGAACTACAGCAGTtcagttgctatttttttaacagaacagattttattttctatgCAACTAAAGAAAACATCCAAGCAGCGATGTTGACATGTCTCCCTCAAATTGAACTGATACTTTTAGTGGAATGGCTATGCAAATGTGATATAGCAAAGCTAAATAGTCTGGATTAAATAAAGGtaactttaaaaatactgcaagtgagaaataaaaacatttttacacaCTTTCAGAAATCCACTCAGGATACAAAGATAAAATTTAACTCAGCAAGCTCGTGAAGAAGTTTGTCAAGTCTGTCTTTGACAAATTGAGGCCAAACAACAGAAATTGTAAGAGTTGCTCCCAAAAGTCACTTGCAAACATGGTAGACAATAAATATGATTCTTCCACTTCACTCTTCTTTCAAGGACACCCAAAGACAGTCACTTGTACACCTCTCTGAGGTAGGTATTATGTCCATTTTATAGATGGTAAATGGTGAGGAGTAGCTCTTTGTCCAAGGCATCTCACCTATTTTAGTGTGAAAGCTGAGAATAGAATTTAGGATTGATAGTCTCTTGGTCTCATTCCTAGACAGTATTTCCTCTCAGGTAGTTATAACACAGTGTAACCTGACAGTTCAAAGGAACTTGAAGATATTTCTTTAAGTTATAAGCATCAGCTTCTAGAGGGTTGTTGTTAATAAAAATCTGATCTAATGATGGGCTAAAAGCAAAGTGGGGTTTAACGCTGGAAGCTATTGCAGTTTTCTATAGAAGCTTCCAACAGTGCTAATGTTTACTTTCTTACTGAATAAGAATCTGGGTCCATACGGCTTTTGGTGATTCTACTCTTTGTACTTAATTATTCATGCCTCAATTTGGCAAAGTACTTGCATGTAACTACATTCCATTTTCAATAATAGTCCTCAGTATTTCAAGGTCCACCTGGTTCTCATCTGAGAACTCAGGTGAAATTTGTCTGTCTTTTATAGAAAGAAAGCTTTTGCTGCACCAGTTTAGATATATGCCTTAAAAAATGGGAGGGCTTTAAAATGAAATCTCAGATTCCATTTAGAAAGTGGGcttatttttgcttcagtttgAAGATGCACATTCTTGCTCCCTATTTGTAGAAGTGCAAAGAAAGTAACTCAGAGTAACAGAAGAATAGCAggctaagaatatttttaaatccatTAACGCAAGTATGTGCTACAGgcattacaaagaaaaagaaaatccctttcAGTAATATGCACCTTTACAGCACCTTTAAAAAGATCTCAATGCACTTATTGTTCAGCCTCACCTCCCCACTGTGAGGTAAGATTTGTTAAACCAATTTCAACATCCCTGATTCTGAGTAATATGAAAAGTAGGGCAGTTTACCTAGCTTATTTTATTATGAAAGTTAAACTGCTCCCTTCATTATCAGAATTAAAGTCTTGCTATTTAAGAGTCATGGGTGACAAATCAAACGCATTAAGGCAGAATGCACACTTGGGAAACTTCAAGCCTCTCTTTTGGCTAAGCACTCCGCCCTTCTAAAAAGGCAAAACTTTTCTACTGGTAAAGAATGAGAACTATACCTTAAAGTGCTAATGTACAGTATTTGGAATCTGGTACAGCTTCTTAACACTGTGGCCATGAGATCAGCTATACCCAAGTAAAGTCTAGTTAAATGTGTTCAACAGATGCAAATTACATTATTTCCCTAATTACCATAATTCCAACTTGCCAGAATCTGAGATAATACTATGAGCAAGAATCCAAGTATTTCAAGAAACATGCCTACATTGTGATGCAGTGTAAACACCAAGGAGTTGATAGTTATTTTTCAAGCAACTAAAAACTACCTATGGAGCATTAATAAGTTTATTCAATACTTAATCATCTACTCATTAGTTTTAAGAAGGCTATCTTAAAGCTTAGAGGCCAGTTCTTTCTCTAAAGTTGTGACTTCGCACAAACAATACATTCTACTTCTGATGGTAACGTAGTATAGGGCAGCTTTGGAGACACTCTTTCCTTTAAAACCTGTGCACCAAATGAGCAGTTTTACCTGCAAGAACTGCTTGTATGTGCAGAGTCCAATTTTTAGTATAAGTAATACTGATATGCATGTTTCCCAAACCTTTAGACTAGTTTAACTGCCCTGAAAATATAATATTGAGACTAATTCAGTAACTGAGAGGCTAGATTTTACTTTAGTGTTGAACAAGCCTGATTGTATGTCCACTCAGATCATGTACACAGAGAATATTATTTCAGAAACGAGGTTTTAGCTGCCAGTATACACCACCTGCCAAATTACTACAGATCAGCATGCGAGAAGATATCTATTTCAAATCAGCAGGAAAAGTCACTACCGCATACATATCTGTAAACCCACACACTAACCATAACAAACCTGTGCGTCTTGGCCATCGTTAAGTTAATATGCTTTTCAAGCTTTGTGAACGGAATTTTATGATTACATACAGCTTATGTGAAAATCCAGAATTTTATTCTGGACCAGTGAGGTAGTAGATGTACCATCCTCATGTCTATGTCACACTTCTCCGAAGTTGGTGTGTCCAGTCTCCTTGGCATGTTCTCTGGCTTCCGCTTGTCCGGTTAGTCCCTTCTGGCATACCATGCACCTCAGCGTAAAGCGATTCACATCAGTAAACTGCCTCTTCCGTCTGGCTTCATCTGCTAGCTCCAGTGCTTGTGCAAGGACAATATCATCAGTTGTAGAGAAAATGGTCTGGGGAGGAATGTCTGAGTCGGGGATTTTACGTTCAAGTGGATCATAATGAATCCCATCATAAATTAAAAGGACCCGCTTAGTGTAACCAGCATCTTCCCCAAAGCGGTCGATTCTGACCGTCTGTGTGTCCACTACACAGATTTCACACTGATAAAATTTGGATAAAATGGATACTTCAATGGCGCCTCCCCAAGTTTCTTCCCTTCGGATCCATTCGCAATACTCCTTGTTAGTTTTCCCTAGCACTGCCTCACAGTAGGACTCGGGGTCGCTCGCTACGATCTGGGCTATCAGGCCGCGCATCTCCGGGGCGCAGCCCGGATCATAAACGCCTCCCTCTACCACATAGTAGACGCTGGTGAACAGGCAGGAGTTATCCGCGGGAACGACCCTGCGGGCGAGCGCGGGCACGGCCTCCCTGGCTGCGCTAGACATCGTCCTCTTGGCGACGGCGGGCGAGTCGCTCTTGGCTCTGGAGGGGTCTTCTTCCACTATGAGCGTGTCACCTGCCAGAAATAAAGGAGGAGGAATTGAGAGAAACGGGTGGAGGGGAGTAGGGCTGCGCTCCTGACAGGGAACCCTCGTTTATCGCGCTCGTTTCCCGCCCGGACGCGTTATCCCACCGGGGaaggccgccggccgccgctaaTTCAGACGGGGCCCCTCGCCGGTGCCCACCCAGCCCTGGCGGGGGAGGTCGGGGGGGGTCTCCGCCGCGGCCCTCACCCGAGTGGATGCCCAGGTCGCCGAGGCGCCGCTCGCCGTCGCTGAGGTCGAGGCTGCGCGGCGGGAAGCCGAGGAGGaggcgctgggcggcggcgggcacgCCGGTGAGGGCGGCCAGGGCGGCCTGCATGTCGCGGAGGCGGGAATGCGCCGTGAAACCGCCCAGCGCGTGGGTGCCGCTCCGGGCTTTGCAGCGCAGCCGCAGCAtcctcggccgggccgggccgggccgcgccgacCGGGCCCCGCTtccgcctccgcctcccgccgccgccgcctcccgctctcgcgagagccgccgccgccgcccccccattGGCCACGCCCCGCCACGCGCTGGCCGCCGCCCAATCGGGCCCGTCTCGGCACCGCCTTTGCCCTTCGCTGCTGACGTCAGCGCCGGCCCCGCCTGCCTGCCGGGCAGGGCGGCGATTTGCATGGCGCGGGGCGGTGGGcgccggcgcgggcgcgggcgcgcgcggccccgcagccatgtcggcggcggcggcggtggcggctgcgCCCCGTCACGGCGGCCCGCTgacgggccggggccgcgccgggcccctgCGCGGCGCCGAGAAGAAGTGCTGTGAGtacccgccgccgggccggcagcccccggccccgcgttACCTCAGGAGAAGccggagggagagggaagggctgatatatacatataaaaatgcatatttaatataaatatatttaaaaagctatATGTCTCTTTATGTATACACACTGTATGTATCttgttttatatatgtacatgtaaaattatacatatgtataagtatatatgtatttttaaccgGGATAATGCTGCTTGTGTCCCcccccacttaaaaaaaaaggcacggtTTTCCTCAAAAGCTGTCGCCCCTCTGTGTGCCTCCCCCCAGCGTGTGTTGCGTGTGGGGttgcggctgccccggcccccgcgctcgCCCCACCGGGAGGACGATGCTGGCGCGCAGGGATGCTGCTGCGGTGCTGGCTGCGTGGTGGTCCTTATCTTATGcttctctggggttttttttttggtctaaaaatgcctttttttacaccccccccccccccaaatctggtCCGGTTGGTATTCTTGTTCTGCTTAAACCCTCccgttttattttccttcttggcCCTGCACCTGACTCCCTTAGTCAAACACCTTTACCGTTTGTTTTTCTCACCCCAAGACTTAGCTCGCTCAAGTCACGATTTTGTATTTTCACTGAGAATGTGACCACGTTATTAACAGTGTTTTTTTAATGCCCTTGACAGCTCCTGCCTAATTGGTAAGCGCTGTTAATGCTGACGGACGTACATTAGCCTCAGCGGTGCCCGGTTGCTGGTCCGCCTCGTTAGCTAGCACCTGGGAGACCACAGAGTGGTCCAGCGGTTGCCGGCAGCGTTTAATTAGATGCGAGGACCTGACACCGAGTCCGTTGTCCGCTGTGCACAGCGGCAGCTTGTGtctggtggagggggcagagccggCGGAGTTGCCTCGTGGCAGGGCTGGGGTTCGGGCTTGGCCTTTGCTCTGGGCGGCAGGCTGATAGACCCTTCTTTCTGCAGCGTGGGCTTCCTATATGACCAATTCTCCTACCCTGATCGTGATGATTGGCCTGCCTGCGCGAGGCAAGACGTACGTGTCCAAGAAGCTGACCCGCTACCTCAACTGGATCGGAGTGCCCACCAAAGGTGCGTGCGAGGTCCTGCGCTGGCTGGTGTGTGTCGGCGCCCGGCTCAGGGGGCCAGTGGTGAGACAGGGACCTGGTTCTGCTCTTTGCCTAGAACAAAGTGAGGTTTGTCTATGAAATGCTGTTAGTCTCACttgttcttttgtgtgtgtgtgtgtgtgaagtatTTAATTTAGGAGTATATCGCCGTGAGGCAGTGAAGTCTTACAAGTCCTATGATTTCTTCAGGCATGATAACAAAGAAGCAATGGAAATCCGGAAGTAAGTGCATCAAAGCACCTCACTGGTCATAACAGTCTAGTTGTTCTAAGGTTTTTGCAGCCTGTTTGTCCGAGCAGCACAAATAACACTTAATAACCACGAACAGTGATGGGAGTAGATACCGCAGCCCGTTCAGTAACCCTGCTAAATGGTTTGTGTGTGGGGATTTTGTCATTTACTTCAGGAGAAACCGCATAGCACAAAGAGCACAGACTATGAATGCCCAAAGATGTATCTAACCTACTTTATGTTTTATTCAATTTGCGTATGATCTTATTAACTGACCAGGTAGCAGGCCTAGGGTCGATTTTTTGCTCTCAAAATCTTCCTATGTTAGCATGAGGACACCCGAAGCTAGGACTCTGCAAAGAGTCTCTGACTACAGAAACAACAAAAGTGCTCTTAAAACACGGACAAGGGTATAGAAAAGGACTCAGTCCTATAAAGCCTCCAGGGCTGTTGGAAAGCTGTGGGGGGGCCCCGCAGGGACAAAGAGAGAGGAGATACTTAAATCTTTCCCCATATTAGTGCCAGAGCAGTGATTCAGAAGACTTAGAATCTGAATGTTTTACATCAGCTGTGACAGTACCTGTTTCTCTCCTGCAGACGGTGTGCCTTAGTGGCTCTAGAAGATGTGAAAACTTATCTCATGGAGGAGTGCGGACAAATAGCTGTAAGACATTTCTGGACTAAACCTATGGTGGTTTCACACCTGATTTTCTCAAAGCTGTCCAGGGGGTTTGGTACCCTGATTGTAATCTTTGGGACTGGTTTAAAAGCATTACATAAAATTGCTCATTGCTGCTTGCTTACTTTCTGGTAGGTGTTTGATGCAACCAACACAACTCGAGAAAGGAGGGATCTGATCTTAaattttgctaaagaaaatgctttcaaGGTAATGGTCCTATATTTAATGTGTAATCAGAATTGGTGCACTGAGTTCCCCCTGGAGTATTTCCCCTGTGCGCTTTGGTTTGGTGCCTCTGGTAACAAATTTGGACTGTTATCTCTGTAAAACTTAGTTTCTGTGCTTTGGAAATTGCCTTTGATTTCATCCAAGAACACTTAATTCCCAAGGGTTCTGAGGAACCTGGCTGTTACCAGTCTCCTTAGAAAAACATCCCATGGGCTGCactgaaagaaggggaaaaatttGGTTTTGGGGCAAAGCAGAGTGAGCTAAATTCATCCCCAGGGTAAttctctttgttgttgttgttgttttatttggttttatttgagAGCTGTGTTAACATTACCGCTCTTGAGTAGTAACTCTTGATTTTTTGATTCAAGATAGAGTTGTTGATTCTCTGAAATAATGTTTCATTGCCTTCTCTGTAGGTGTTTTTTGTCGAGTCTGTCTGTGACGATCCAGAAGTCATTGCTGCCAATATCCTGGTAGGTGGTACATTTTCCAGGGTCAGCTGACAGTGTCCTACTCGAGGAGATTTGATGTTTTTTGGGGAAGTTCACCATCTACTGTAGCTTACAAGAACACCTGCAGACTGTTGGTAGTAGAGATATGCCTAACTCCAGGGAGGTTTGAATCCCAGTCTGAGCTTTACTGAATGTGGCTGTTAAGTTTATGTTAGGCTATGCTTGCTCGctcgcgcgcgcgctctctcgctctctcagtAGAAATTTCCTTCCCATTTCTGGTTACAACCAGGCATGGTTGTAGTGTCCTGGCTTGTCAGCTTGGTggccctcctgcaaagggaaACCGCAGGCCAAAGCTCTGCGGTTGTCACCTTGTTATTTTAGTCCTGTGTGAAGTGCAGGGAAAGGAGTACCCGTTTCTGACAATGTGTGCATTCTAGTGTGCATGAGAACCCTGTTCTTATGTTTCACTTAGAATATAAGCAGTTAACATTCATAGGTTTACGAAAACCAAAGGTGCAGTTGTTTACCTAAGAACGTGGAAATGAAATGAAGCCATGACATGTTTGACCTTGAAGCATGTTTCTGTTGTCATGGGAAGATATGCAGTAAGTGGCttgcaggggaaaaataaaaggcaactcAGCTGTGTTTGTACTGGGGGCCAAGTGCTACAGCATGCCCTTTAGAattgccttttgtttcctttccaggAGCAGGTCTTTCACAGGGCAATGttaaacaatgtttttttttgtttcaaaatagaaGAATAGAGTTATTCAGCATTGCTTTTGCTCCGTGTAGAGTTTGCTTAACTTTTACAAAGCGTCACTGTCTGTTGTGCAGGAAGTGAAGGTCTCCAGCCCTGACTAcccagagagaaacagagagaatgtGATGGACGATTTCCTGAAGAGGATAGAGTGCTACAAAGTTACCTACCAGCCTCTTGATCCTGACGAGTATGACAAGTAAGAAGCCATGTCCTACAACGTATTTTGTCCTTGCTCATGCGTTTGTGCGCAGGAGTGCTGCTTTGCTCTGTCACTCTTGTTCTCTGGCTCACGATGATGTAATGCTTGTGCTGAAGCCTCTGCTTTCCCAAAATGAGATTGCTCGTGAGAAGACGATACCTTCAGGTCCCAAGTGAGTTGAAAGGCTTTTTCTCTAGTGTATTGCAGTGCAATAGAGATCCTTGCTTAAACACAGCAGTTCAGTGTCTCCTCTGTCTGCTGAAGCAACCAAGTGGTAGTGCTGATGCCTTTATTACAGGGTAAATAGCTAGATTACACCCGCATATGCacgtgtttcatttttaaaaccagTCGTGTGGGTGTTCTTATTTTATGTTGACTCCAGAGATCTTTCCTTCATTAAAGTGATCAATGTGGGACAGCGGTTCCTAGTAAACAGAGTCCAAGATTACATCCAGAGTAAAATCGTCTATTACCTAATGAACATTCATGTCCAGCCGCGTACCATCTACCTTTGCCGACATGGTGAGAGTGAATATAATCTTGTTGGCAAGATTGGTGGGGATTCTGGTCTGTCACCACGTGGGAAGCAGGTATGTTTTTGGCAGCAGCCAGATTGCTGTATTTTTGAAGTGTCATGTGAACACAATCAGAACCTGGCTTTGCAGCTGATTCTTTGTGAGAGCGCGTAGGTACGGTCCTGTGGAGTTTATTCTGGTCACGCCAACAAAGAGATCGACCAGCCTCTCAATCAGAACaattaaataattctttttaatcGCAGCAGTTACTCCTGCTATCTCCTAATCTCCTCTTACTTTTTCTAGTTTGCTCAGGCTCTGAAGAAGTTCATCGAAGAGCAGGAAATTGCTGATCTGAAGGTTTGGACAAGCCAGCTGAAAAGAACAATTCAGACAGCTGAGTCTTTGGGGGTCACTTATGAGCAATGGAAGATCCTGAATGAGATTGATGCTGTGAGTAAGGAGGCTGGAGGGGGAGAATGGCTCAGAAATACTGATTGAAGTCTTTGAGTTCTCTAGATTAAAACAtaactttaaaacaaattcacCATAATAAACCTAACTATTTCCTGATCATCAGTCAGACCTTATAACCATGTCTGTGTATAATGCGCTCCAGTCGTCATTATCATGAGGTACAGAATAACTTGATACAGAGCTGAAAACGTCTGTAACTGTTAGACCTTGCTGTAGACATGTCCAGCTTTTATTAGAATAGAAAATCAGCACTCAGGATACCAGGCACTTGTAACGCCTAACTGTAGTACAGTTCTTGTAGATGGACAAAGGTTAATATTCCCACTGCAATTCTTTCAGGCAAAAGAAATTGTAAGATTGTTGCCGTGGAAATGACTGCTTGTTCTCACCCCTTGCaaacattctgaaataaaaacaaagaccaTGGCCCTGAAACGTAAACATGTTGTCTTAAATtataaacaagaaaacaagtGGTAATAATTTATAGGAGAACGTCTGTCAGTTTTCCTGGGTGAGTTCTCTGGCGTTTCCAGATCGCTCAAATGGTTCATGCTGTACTCTCAAACTGATTGCTTTACCTTTTGGCACTTTGTTTTGGGGTCGGGGGAACAGGTTTCATCTGACCTCCAAAAAGCCTCACTGAACACTCTCTTGTCTTATCAGGGCTCAAGTGCGGGGTTTAGAGATGGGATCTCTCGCTCTTTCGGCTGTGGGGTTTGGCTGCATCTTAAGATGTAGTGTTTGCTTACGCTGCAGATAAAGCGTAGATAGTTCGTCCTTTTCAAACCAGCCTGGATGTAAGGTGACGTACAAGTGCTAGGTTTCTGAATTCCATATGGCTATGTCGGTTATGACACTTGCCACATAAATAAAGGGATTACTGATCTTAAccgcttgctttttttttcctgttacattgTCTTTCATTTGACAAAATGAACTCTGTTGTAAcaacctcctcttccttcaggggGTATGTGAAGAAATGACCTATGCGGAAATTGAAGCCAAGTATCCAGATGAGTTTGCCTTGAGGGATCAAGAGAAGTATCTTTATCGCTATCCTGGAGGAGAGGTGAAGATGcgtagaaataataataaaatacaatatatgCAGAACAAATAAAGGGTTTGTAGAATTGAaggtttttaattgattttatctTTAATTCTCCCCAGTAGTTATTTGGGAAATTATTGAAAATATTGGGATACCCAATTCAGTTTTAGATGAAAGGTTTATTGATTTCCTTCATAGTGCTGTGTAAGCAATACCACTCAGTTGTGTTAATAGGGCCACCTTATGACTCCCTAGAAACTTTCCTCTAATACAGAGGGGTTTCTGCACGGACCTCATCGCTTGGCTGAGGCTGGACTTGTCACTGTGAAAAACAGTCTTGGGAAGAAAATGATGTGGGTGGGGTACACAGTCATTTCTGGTTTTACTTCACAAACCcttttaaatgtataatttagtattttatttgtttttcttactgcGTTCATTAAAAGTTGAGTAATCTGAATCTTCCTGTAATCTGAGGGTTGCCAACATGAAATTTTACCTAgcgttgtttgttttgcttttcctgtatTTACTGAATCATCCATGACTTCTGCATTTTAGTATTTTCCTGAATGTGACGTTGTCTTAAGTGCTGCTTCTTTTTTGAGACTCTGTGTTTATAAACCCTTGAAAAAttcctatattttattttccagtcctACCAGGACTTGGTACAGCGCCTGGAGCCGGTAATTATGGAGCTAGAACGTCAGGGCAATGTCCTCGTTATCTCCCACCAGGCGGTTATGAGGTGCCTCTTGGCTTATTTTCTTGACAAGAGTGCAGgtacaaaaataaacacatgatGTTATAGGCCagtttatttttgcttcctttataGAGTTTTTGGGAGGGTGGCTTATAATTGCTGTTTTGATTTCCTTATGAAGgagaagctattttaaaaaaaacaaagcaaaaaaaaaacccccaaaactgaaCTTGAACCATTGCATTTCAGCAGTACATGGTGCTTTGCAAGAAGCTCTCTTTCCAAGGTTGCtgaaatgcaggggaaaaaaggcagttcAAGTCCTTTCCAAACATAGCCTGCTGCTTTTCCACACAGCCATTGTTTCTGGAACTGTTTCAACTAGTAGCATTCACATAATCTTCAtaggatttttgttttcccttttttcatttaaaggaaaatgttttctgatatACCAGTAGCCTGTGAAAATTGTGAGGGTTGGCAATAGGCCTACGCTTTTGAGAAATGCATCTATTAGATAGTATACTGTACTGTAAATTAGTTTCCTCATCTGTTACAAGTTCCTTTATTAAATTTCAGTGAGTCTCATAATTGCTTTTTGGTTCAATTCATCCTTTTTTTTGCAAATAGCAATATTTGCTGATTGGCATGGAGTTATATATATTCATAGACTCATATTTTGTGAAAACAATACTGTTTAAAGTTgctcagagaaaggaaatgattaGCCAGCCTAAATGCCAGAATCTATGGCAAAATCAAAATACTGTTTGAGGATACTGAAAACCAGCTGAATATAAGAAATTTGCCCCTATGATCTTTATGATCTGCAAAGCAGAGAGCTACATAACTC is a window of Struthio camelus isolate bStrCam1 chromosome 24, bStrCam1.hap1, whole genome shotgun sequence DNA encoding:
- the YOD1 gene encoding ubiquitin thioesterase OTU1; the protein is MLRLRCKARSGTHALGGFTAHSRLRDMQAALAALTGVPAAAQRLLLGFPPRSLDLSDGERRLGDLGIHSGDTLIVEEDPSRAKSDSPAVAKRTMSSAAREAVPALARRVVPADNSCLFTSVYYVVEGGVYDPGCAPEMRGLIAQIVASDPESYCEAVLGKTNKEYCEWIRREETWGGAIEVSILSKFYQCEICVVDTQTVRIDRFGEDAGYTKRVLLIYDGIHYDPLERKIPDSDIPPQTIFSTTDDIVLAQALELADEARRKRQFTDVNRFTLRCMVCQKGLTGQAEAREHAKETGHTNFGEV